DNA from Cyanobacteria bacterium FACHB-DQ100:
TGCTTTAACAGAAGACCGCAGCTATACGGGAACGACTCGCCCCTTTCGTGAGGTTTCGCTACGATCGCAGGCCGAAGGCAGAATTACAGATATTACGGTGAATGTGGGGGATTCGGTGCGGGCAGGTCAGGTTGTGGCTCAGTTAGACGGCACGATCGCCAACTCATCTGTTGCTCAAGCCGAAGCCGAAGTTGCAGCGCGAGAATCGGAGGTTGCGAGCTTACAAGCAGAAGTTGAAGAAGCTCGAACTCAGGTCGAACGAGCACGATTAGAATTGCAGCAAGCGCGATCGGATTATCAGAGACAAGCGCAATTGTTTCGTCAGGGTGCAATTTCAGAGCAACAAACGGAAACGGCTAGAACCCGTGTCGGAACCGCAGAACAAGCATTACGATCGGCAGAAAAACAAGTCGGAAATCGGCAGCAAGCCGTTACCGCTTCAGCTAGGCGAATTACGGTACAGCAAGCGATCGTCAATCAAGAGCGTGAACGTCAGTCTTACAGTGTTCTCACCTCTCCGGTGAATGGCGCAGTGCTAGCGCGTCCAACGGAACCCGGAAACTTAGCTCAACCGGGAACTGAAGTGCTGCGACTGGGTGATTTTAATCAAGTGAAAGTAGAGGTGCAGGTTTCAGAGCGAGAGTTTGCGAATATTCGAGTGGGGCAGAGAGCGCAAGTTCGGTTAGACGCGCTACCGAATCAGACGATCACCGGAGAAGTCACGCGAATTTCACCTGCCGCAGAAACACGAGCGCGATTGATTCCAGTTGAAGTTACCATTCCAAATCCCAATGGCAGAATTGGCAGCGGATTGTTAGCGCGAGTCAGTTTCCAAACCGGAAACGCTCGGCAAGTAGTGGTTCCAGAGACAGCCACGCAAATCGGACAAAGACCGCAGCAATCATCTGATCAAAATCAAGAGCCACCCAAGTCCGCCACGATCTATGTGGTGACTCGATCGGGGGAGCAAGCCACAGTCAGCCCCCGACAAGTGCAGCTTGGCAAACGGGTAAACGGGCAAGTCGAAGTTTTATCAGGCTTGAATGCGGGTGAATCGTTTGTGGTTCGCAGCAGTGGCAAGTTAGAGGCGGGTGCGCCAGTTCGGTTGAGCATTTTATCGCAAGGATAGAAACATGACAGTGCAGAATCCTCCGTCGCGTGGCTTTAGTATTAGCTCAATCGCGATTCGGCGACACATTGCGACCCTGATGCTAACGCTCACTGTGGTCGTGCTTGGCGTTTATTTTCTATCGAGTCTACAAGTTGATTTGCTGCCTTCGATTACCTATCCCCGAATTGGGGTGCGGGTGCGATCGCCCGGAATCTCGCCGGATGTGGCAGTCGATGAGGTGACTCGTCCACTTGAAGAAGCGCTGTCTGCAACAGAAGGTGTCGTTCAGGTTTATTCACAAACTCGCGAAGGACAAGTCAGCGTAGATCTGTTCTTTCAACCGGGAGGAAATATTGACCAGGCGCTGAATGATGCGACGGCAGCGTTTAACCGAGCGCGGGGGAACTTGCCGGATACGATCGAGGAACCCACGCTCTTTAAAGTTGATCCGTC
Protein-coding regions in this window:
- a CDS encoding efflux RND transporter periplasmic adaptor subunit, producing MRLPTSARLTLSHLGLAGVLFLSGCNLIPSSDAQQQPNRQNQQGGAVAVDAAVAELSALTEDRSYTGTTRPFREVSLRSQAEGRITDITVNVGDSVRAGQVVAQLDGTIANSSVAQAEAEVAARESEVASLQAEVEEARTQVERARLELQQARSDYQRQAQLFRQGAISEQQTETARTRVGTAEQALRSAEKQVGNRQQAVTASARRITVQQAIVNQERERQSYSVLTSPVNGAVLARPTEPGNLAQPGTEVLRLGDFNQVKVEVQVSEREFANIRVGQRAQVRLDALPNQTITGEVTRISPAAETRARLIPVEVTIPNPNGRIGSGLLARVSFQTGNARQVVVPETATQIGQRPQQSSDQNQEPPKSATIYVVTRSGEQATVSPRQVQLGKRVNGQVEVLSGLNAGESFVVRSSGKLEAGAPVRLSILSQG